The following are encoded together in the bacterium genome:
- the nadD gene encoding nicotinate-nucleotide adenylyltransferase, producing the protein MRGSCAGKSEGAGGSRRPRAGVLGGTFNPVHEGHLAVARAASALLDLDRLFFIPASFPPHKRPSGLASGEDRLAMLRLAAAGVPGWEALDLELARGGVSYSVDTVAALKKMLGEETELFLIIGADNLDGISRWRRIEDLVRWCRFAVVTRPGFAPEPGGADDREWARRILAAGRGRLIELSAPVSSTEVRAAASRGEPLEGLVPPAVAAYIEKRGLYREPASKE; encoded by the coding sequence GTGAGGGGCAGCTGCGCGGGTAAGAGCGAAGGTGCGGGCGGTTCCCGGCGACCCCGCGCCGGGGTGCTGGGGGGAACCTTCAACCCCGTGCACGAAGGGCACCTGGCCGTGGCCCGGGCGGCGTCCGCGCTCCTGGACCTGGATCGGTTGTTTTTCATCCCCGCCTCCTTCCCCCCCCACAAGCGGCCTTCCGGCCTGGCTTCCGGGGAGGACCGACTGGCCATGCTGCGCCTGGCCGCGGCGGGCGTTCCCGGGTGGGAGGCCCTCGACCTGGAACTGGCCCGGGGCGGGGTCTCCTACAGCGTGGACACGGTGGCGGCGCTGAAAAAAATGCTGGGCGAGGAGACGGAACTGTTTCTTATCATAGGCGCCGACAACCTGGACGGGATTTCCCGGTGGCGGCGGATCGAGGACCTGGTACGCTGGTGCCGGTTCGCCGTGGTGACCCGGCCCGGCTTCGCCCCGGAGCCGGGAGGGGCCGACGACCGGGAATGGGCCCGGCGGATCCTGGCTGCGGGCCGGGGGCGGCTGATCGAGCTGTCGGCGCCGGTCTCCTCGACCGAGGTCCGCGCCGCCGCTTCCCGGGGGGAACCGCTGGAGGGCCTGGTCCCCCCCGCGGTGGCGGCCTACATCGAAAAGCGGGGTCTCTACCGGGAGCCCGCGAGCAAGGAGTAA
- a CDS encoding glycosyltransferase gives MKKSGQAKTVLLLYISVGQGHARAARALGSALRRADPGLRVVEFDILELWDPRPVRALAAAYRLLLTVWPGVYDQGTVRGRVAAPLKRFYRRQCHRLDDLMADLSPAATVCTQALPAGLAAAWKQVSGSRMRLVAVPTDYLVHGYWVDEGIDLFLLPSREAQVRLAALGAPPERLKITGIPASLRFGSKSDPEAIRNKYGFGPGPIVLVMGGGEGQGNLLKLVGELEAAAAEFQTVAVTGRNYRLLARLKRLRTARPLHVFGFIDSIDELMEIADVIVSKPGGLTVTEALIKQVPMVLVDPIPGQETGNALFLQAEGAALKAAGKRQAAEMVASILGDADTARKMREAAGRLRRPRAAQDAADLILTG, from the coding sequence GTGAAGAAAAGCGGGCAGGCAAAGACGGTTCTGCTGTTGTATATCTCCGTCGGCCAGGGCCATGCCCGGGCGGCCCGGGCGCTGGGCAGCGCCCTGCGCCGGGCCGACCCCGGTCTGCGGGTGGTCGAATTCGACATCCTCGAACTCTGGGACCCCCGCCCGGTGCGGGCGCTGGCGGCGGCGTACCGGCTGCTTCTGACCGTTTGGCCGGGGGTGTACGACCAGGGGACGGTCCGGGGCCGCGTGGCCGCGCCCCTGAAGCGGTTCTACCGCCGGCAATGCCACCGTCTCGACGATCTCATGGCCGACCTCTCGCCGGCGGCGACGGTGTGCACCCAGGCCCTGCCCGCCGGCCTGGCGGCGGCCTGGAAGCAAGTCTCGGGCTCGCGGATGAGACTGGTGGCCGTCCCCACCGATTACCTGGTGCACGGTTACTGGGTGGACGAAGGGATCGACCTGTTTCTTCTCCCCAGCCGGGAAGCGCAGGTCCGCCTGGCCGCCCTGGGGGCGCCTCCGGAACGGCTGAAAATCACCGGAATCCCCGCTTCTTTGCGCTTCGGATCGAAATCGGACCCGGAAGCGATCCGAAACAAGTACGGTTTCGGGCCGGGCCCGATCGTCCTGGTCATGGGGGGGGGAGAAGGGCAGGGTAACCTCCTGAAACTGGTCGGGGAACTGGAGGCCGCCGCCGCCGAGTTCCAGACGGTGGCGGTGACGGGCAGGAATTACCGGCTGCTGGCCCGTTTGAAACGGCTGCGGACCGCCCGTCCCTTGCATGTTTTCGGATTTATTGATTCAATTGACGAGTTGATGGAGATAGCGGACGTGATCGTTTCCAAGCCGGGGGGGCTGACCGTGACCGAGGCCCTGATCAAACAGGTGCCGATGGTGCTGGTCGATCCCATTCCGGGACAGGAGACGGGCAACGCCCTCTTTCTCCAGGCCGAAGGCGCGGCCCTGAAGGCCGCGGGAAAACGCCAGGCCGCGGAGATGGTCGCGTCCATCCTCGGCGATGCCGATACGGCGCGGAAAATGCGGGAAGCGGCGGGGCGGCTGCGCCGGCCGCGGGCCGCCCAGGACGCCGCCGACCTGATATTGACGGGATAA
- a CDS encoding DedA family protein: MTEHLIPFLETLAALMITWKGPLLVFVFMAIESSLIPFPSEIIMIPAGFWAARGEFFPGEVGVALAAAFALGLLGSMAGAYFNYFLALKLGRPVLHRYGRYFFLPPEKLDRSEAIFREYGEVATFVSRLIPAIRQLISLPAGLSRMNFGRFSLFTALGAGIWIAVLMAIGYHLGAGTAEMSYADIVHQGKAAVSENMIWIVPACLIFFAGYIWIHKRVMKSRAREGAAEKGNTGHT; encoded by the coding sequence ATGACAGAACACCTGATACCGTTCCTGGAGACACTCGCCGCCCTGATGATCACCTGGAAGGGCCCGTTGCTGGTTTTCGTCTTCATGGCGATCGAATCTTCCCTGATTCCGTTCCCCAGCGAGATCATCATGATCCCGGCCGGCTTCTGGGCCGCCCGGGGGGAGTTCTTCCCGGGGGAGGTCGGCGTGGCGCTGGCGGCGGCGTTCGCCCTCGGGCTCCTGGGTTCGATGGCGGGAGCTTACTTCAATTATTTTCTGGCCCTCAAGCTCGGCCGACCGGTGCTGCACCGCTACGGCAGATACTTTTTCCTCCCCCCGGAAAAGCTGGACCGATCGGAGGCCATCTTCCGGGAATACGGGGAGGTGGCCACCTTCGTCTCCCGTCTTATCCCCGCCATCCGGCAGCTGATCTCCCTGCCGGCGGGCCTGTCGCGGATGAACTTCGGACGCTTCAGCCTTTTCACCGCCCTGGGGGCCGGAATCTGGATCGCCGTGCTCATGGCCATCGGCTACCACCTGGGAGCCGGGACCGCGGAAATGAGCTACGCCGACATCGTCCACCAGGGCAAAGCGGCGGTTTCCGAGAACATGATCTGGATCGTCCCCGCCTGCCTGATCTTCTTCGCGGGCTACATCTGGATACACAAGCGGGTGATGAAGTCCCGGGCCCGAGAGGGAGCCGCGGAGAAGGGGAATACCGGCCATACTTGA
- a CDS encoding lysophospholipid acyltransferase family protein, which yields MYLRFRLIKALVQKLPPRAAYAVGAVVAEIYYLFASRNRKNFKANLKHVLEYRAEDIRSSAARRRIRRIVRKNFRNFAYYLIDFFRFSALEEKEMENLVEVEGEENIALGLREGKGLVGVTAHLGNWELAGVVFAGLGFPINAVALSHGNTKLNRLFTQQRALGGMKVIPVGSAARASLRALRNNEVLVILGDRDVTERGVVMGFFGAPAQIPRGPSALAARTGAGVLIGYMVREGTHRYRLTFTPPIEVDRSRPEAEVERSIREAMVRRLEEVIGDHLDQWYVYYRIWPDEYKS from the coding sequence ATGTATCTACGGTTTCGACTGATCAAGGCCCTGGTACAGAAGCTCCCCCCCCGGGCGGCGTACGCCGTGGGAGCGGTCGTGGCCGAGATCTACTACCTGTTCGCTTCCCGGAACCGGAAGAATTTTAAGGCCAACCTGAAGCACGTTCTCGAATATCGGGCGGAAGATATCCGTTCCTCCGCCGCCCGGCGGCGTATCCGCCGGATCGTCCGCAAGAATTTCAGGAATTTCGCCTACTACCTCATCGACTTTTTCCGCTTCTCCGCCCTGGAAGAGAAGGAGATGGAAAACCTGGTGGAAGTGGAGGGAGAGGAGAATATCGCCCTGGGTCTGCGGGAGGGGAAGGGGTTGGTGGGGGTGACGGCCCACCTGGGCAACTGGGAACTGGCGGGAGTGGTATTCGCGGGTCTGGGTTTTCCGATCAACGCGGTCGCGCTCTCCCATGGCAACACCAAACTCAACCGGCTTTTTACCCAGCAGCGGGCCCTGGGCGGCATGAAGGTGATCCCGGTGGGGTCGGCGGCCCGGGCCAGCCTGCGCGCCCTGCGCAACAACGAGGTCCTGGTCATCCTCGGGGATCGGGACGTCACCGAGCGGGGGGTGGTCATGGGCTTCTTCGGCGCTCCCGCTCAGATCCCCCGGGGGCCTTCGGCCCTCGCCGCCCGGACGGGGGCCGGCGTCCTCATCGGATACATGGTCCGGGAGGGAACCCACCGCTACCGTCTCACCTTCACCCCCCCGATCGAAGTCGACCGCTCCCGGCCCGAAGCGGAAGTGGAGCGGTCGATCAGGGAAGCCATGGTTCGCCGCCTGGAAGAAGTGATCGGGGATCACCTCGACCAGTGGTACGTCTACTACCGGATCTGGCCCGATGAATATAAAAGCTGA
- a CDS encoding PLP-dependent aminotransferase family protein — protein sequence MKQPQEENVFADRIRDVPRSFIREILKVALDPEVISFAGGLPNRALFPVEALKAAAARVFDEQGRDVLQYGNSEGDPRLREYISDRYREKMGLDIPVESILITSGSQQGLDLLGKTLLNEGDAVVIEEPGYLGTIQAFSLYRPEFLPVPVSEEGMDPEGLRAALAHRRPKLLYAVPNFQNPSGISYSEENRRALAEVLAGTRTFLVEDDPYGDLRYEGEPKPSFRKLLPGNTVLLGSFSKIVAPGFRLGWIAAPPDLMHKLITAKQATDLHTTHLIQGIVYRYLRDNDLDEHIRTIREVYGRQCRAMKESIKKHLPPEVGHTHPEGGMFLWAELPGRMSALELFEVAVKDKVVFVPGDPFYVAKTGTNTMRLNFSCVDEATIDRGMQRLGRAIRELSGGE from the coding sequence GTGAAACAACCTCAAGAAGAAAACGTTTTTGCCGATCGGATCCGGGACGTGCCGCGGTCGTTCATCCGCGAAATCCTCAAGGTGGCCCTGGACCCGGAGGTGATCTCGTTCGCCGGCGGCCTGCCCAACCGCGCCCTCTTCCCGGTGGAGGCGCTCAAGGCGGCGGCCGCCCGGGTCTTCGACGAGCAGGGAAGGGACGTTCTCCAGTACGGCAACTCCGAGGGAGATCCCCGCCTGCGCGAGTACATCTCGGACCGCTACCGGGAAAAGATGGGCCTGGATATCCCGGTCGAGAGCATTCTCATCACCAGCGGCTCCCAGCAGGGGTTGGACCTTCTGGGGAAGACCCTCCTCAACGAGGGCGACGCCGTGGTCATCGAGGAACCGGGGTACCTGGGCACCATTCAGGCCTTCTCCCTCTACCGGCCCGAGTTCCTCCCCGTCCCGGTCTCGGAGGAGGGGATGGACCCGGAGGGGCTGCGCGCCGCCCTGGCCCACCGTCGGCCGAAGCTGCTCTACGCCGTGCCCAACTTCCAAAACCCCTCGGGGATCTCCTACAGCGAGGAGAACCGCCGCGCCCTGGCGGAGGTGCTGGCGGGGACCCGGACCTTCCTGGTGGAGGACGACCCCTACGGCGACCTGCGGTACGAGGGCGAGCCCAAGCCTTCATTCCGAAAGCTTCTGCCCGGGAACACGGTGCTGTTGGGGTCCTTCTCCAAGATCGTCGCTCCCGGCTTCCGGCTGGGCTGGATCGCGGCTCCGCCGGACCTCATGCACAAGCTGATCACGGCCAAACAGGCCACGGACCTGCACACCACCCACTTGATCCAGGGGATCGTCTATCGGTACCTCCGGGACAACGACCTCGACGAGCACATCCGGACCATCCGGGAGGTCTACGGCCGCCAGTGCCGGGCGATGAAGGAGAGCATCAAAAAACACCTTCCGCCCGAGGTCGGGCACACTCATCCGGAAGGCGGGATGTTCCTCTGGGCCGAGTTGCCGGGGCGGATGTCGGCCCTGGAGCTGTTCGAGGTGGCGGTCAAGGACAAGGTCGTCTTCGTCCCCGGCGACCCCTTCTACGTCGCTAAGACCGGGACGAACACGATGCGGCTGAACTTCTCCTGCGTGGACGAAGCCACCATCGACCGGGGCATGCAGAGACTGGGGAGAGCGATCCGGGAGCTGAGCGGCGGCGAGTAG
- a CDS encoding aminotransferase class I/II-fold pyridoxal phosphate-dependent enzyme produces MKKKIKPASRTRNVSYAVRDVIVIADQAAASGMEMTYLNIGDPNKFDYRTPDHIVEAAFRAARGNFNSYAPSSGIPEALEAIERDLADKRIPAPLYTFIGTGATEVIDISLTSLVEEGENVLVPCPGYPTYSAILAKLKAESRPYYLDEEKEWQPDIEEIRGLIDAKTRAIILINPNNPTGGYYGKEIVQGLADLAEEFGIVLFSDEIYDRLLLNDRPFVSPAALNPRAPVITINGLSKNYLAPGWRLGWGAFTGPGDLMEEYIEAVQKLVRARLCANHPEQWAIPAALGEGQEHLHEVRAKLVARRDLAMDILNACPGISCVRPEGAFYAFPRIEIEGSDREFVTGLIRKTGVVVVPGSGFGQAPGTNHFRLVFLAPEDILGPACEKIVRFYRGYPGARPPA; encoded by the coding sequence ATGAAAAAGAAAATTAAACCGGCCAGCCGGACCCGGAACGTCTCCTACGCCGTTCGGGACGTGATCGTCATCGCCGACCAGGCCGCCGCCTCCGGCATGGAGATGACCTATCTCAACATCGGCGACCCCAACAAGTTCGACTACCGGACCCCCGACCACATCGTGGAAGCGGCGTTCCGGGCCGCCCGCGGCAACTTCAACAGCTACGCACCGTCCTCGGGGATACCCGAGGCCCTGGAGGCGATCGAGCGCGACCTGGCGGATAAGCGGATCCCGGCTCCCCTCTACACCTTCATCGGGACCGGGGCTACCGAGGTGATCGACATCAGCCTCACCTCCCTGGTCGAGGAAGGGGAAAACGTCCTGGTCCCCTGCCCGGGGTACCCGACCTACAGCGCCATCCTGGCCAAGCTCAAGGCCGAGAGCCGCCCCTACTACCTCGACGAGGAGAAAGAGTGGCAGCCGGACATCGAGGAGATCCGGGGGTTGATCGACGCCAAAACCCGGGCGATCATCCTCATCAACCCCAACAACCCCACCGGGGGATATTACGGGAAAGAGATCGTCCAGGGCCTGGCCGACCTGGCCGAGGAGTTCGGGATCGTCCTCTTCTCCGACGAGATCTACGACCGCCTGCTTCTCAACGACCGACCCTTCGTCTCCCCGGCCGCTCTCAACCCGCGGGCCCCGGTCATCACCATCAACGGGCTCTCCAAGAATTACCTGGCCCCGGGATGGCGCCTGGGGTGGGGGGCCTTCACCGGGCCCGGAGACCTGATGGAGGAGTACATCGAGGCCGTGCAGAAACTGGTTCGGGCGCGCCTTTGCGCCAACCATCCCGAGCAGTGGGCGATCCCGGCCGCTCTCGGGGAAGGGCAGGAGCACCTGCATGAGGTCAGGGCCAAGCTCGTGGCCCGCCGCGACCTGGCCATGGACATACTCAACGCCTGCCCGGGGATCAGCTGCGTCCGGCCGGAAGGGGCGTTTTACGCCTTTCCCCGGATCGAGATAGAAGGGTCGGACCGGGAGTTCGTCACCGGCCTCATCCGGAAGACGGGCGTGGTCGTGGTGCCCGGCTCCGGTTTCGGCCAGGCTCCCGGGACCAACCATTTCCGGCTGGTCTTTCTCGCGCCCGAGGATATTCTCGGGCCCGCCTGCGAAAAGATCGTACGGTTTTACCGAGGATACCCCGGGGCCCGTCCCCCAGCCTGA
- a CDS encoding VCBS repeat-containing protein has product GTADVAVFRSAQGKWLVRDGLTAWFGAVDDTPVSADYDGDGTADVAVFRSAQGKWLVRNGLTAWYGQATDLPVLHPLPE; this is encoded by the coding sequence CGGGACCGCCGACGTGGCCGTCTTCCGCTCCGCCCAGGGGAAGTGGCTGGTCCGCGACGGGCTCACCGCCTGGTTCGGAGCCGTCGACGACACCCCGGTCTCGGCCGACTACGACGGGGACGGGACCGCCGACGTGGCCGTCTTCCGCTCCGCCCAGGGGAAGTGGCTGGTCCGCAACGGACTGACCGCCTGGTACGGGCAGGCCACCGACCTGCCGGTGCTCCATCCGCTTCCCGAATAA
- the rsfS gene encoding ribosome silencing factor — MAKKMEPWMKEALGRAREAAAAAEEKKASEIVILDMRGLSSITDIFVISGVQNERQLKAVADAVEERLGGARRRRLRRDGAGGTPWIVMDLGGVLFHIFMEEERRRFDLERLWGDAPRLPLKARVRKKKAERDQGKGT, encoded by the coding sequence ATGGCCAAGAAAATGGAACCATGGATGAAGGAAGCCCTGGGGCGGGCCCGGGAAGCGGCCGCCGCCGCCGAGGAGAAGAAAGCCTCCGAGATCGTGATTCTGGACATGCGCGGGCTCTCCTCGATCACCGACATCTTCGTGATCTCCGGCGTGCAGAACGAACGGCAGCTCAAGGCGGTGGCCGACGCGGTCGAGGAACGGCTGGGGGGAGCCCGCCGCCGGAGGCTGCGCCGGGACGGGGCCGGGGGCACCCCCTGGATCGTGATGGACCTGGGCGGGGTCCTGTTTCACATCTTCATGGAGGAGGAGCGGCGCCGCTTCGACCTGGAGCGGCTCTGGGGCGACGCCCCCCGTCTTCCCCTCAAGGCCCGCGTCCGGAAGAAAAAGGCGGAAAGGGACCAGGGGAAAGGGACGTAA
- a CDS encoding metallophosphoesterase family protein: MIAVLSDIHANKQALETVLEWIGRRGLRRLVCLGDVVGYGAHPRECLAAVSARAEIAVRGNHDQAAADDDDLPYFNEAAREAMLATRRRLSASERERLGSLPMTAEWEGALLFHANLDPARPWKYITGLGDVWDAFERMRAPVGFFGHTHLPVVYRERGGSLRPEPGPRFRLEPGDRLLINPGSVGQPRDGDPRASFAVYDPATGSGEIVRLTYPVSAARAAILDAGLPSWLAERLGEGR, encoded by the coding sequence ATGATAGCTGTACTTTCGGACATCCACGCCAACAAACAGGCCCTGGAAACGGTCCTGGAATGGATCGGCCGCCGGGGCCTCCGGCGACTGGTCTGCCTGGGGGACGTCGTCGGCTACGGCGCCCACCCCCGCGAATGCCTGGCCGCGGTTTCGGCCCGGGCCGAGATCGCGGTTCGGGGCAACCACGATCAGGCCGCGGCCGACGATGACGATCTCCCCTACTTCAACGAAGCCGCCCGGGAAGCCATGCTCGCCACGCGCCGGAGGCTGTCGGCCTCCGAGCGCGAGCGCCTGGGCTCCCTGCCCATGACCGCCGAGTGGGAGGGCGCTCTCCTTTTCCACGCCAACCTCGACCCGGCTCGGCCCTGGAAGTACATTACCGGGCTCGGCGACGTCTGGGACGCCTTCGAGCGGATGCGGGCCCCGGTGGGTTTTTTCGGCCATACCCACCTCCCGGTCGTCTACCGCGAGCGGGGAGGTTCGCTGCGTCCGGAGCCGGGTCCCCGGTTCCGGCTTGAGCCCGGAGACAGGCTGCTGATCAACCCCGGGAGCGTCGGACAGCCGCGCGACGGCGATCCCCGGGCCTCCTTCGCGGTCTACGACCCCGCGACCGGCTCCGGCGAAATCGTGCGGTTGACCTATCCGGTCTCCGCCGCCCGCGCCGCCATCCTCGATGCCGGGCTTCCTTCCTGGCTGGCGGAACGGCTGGGGGAGGGGAGGTAG
- a CDS encoding glycosyltransferase family 2 protein, producing the protein MNIKAEGIPADSGGPEAIGVVIPAYNEARAVADVVARSLRHARWVLVVDDGSTDGTAELAEAAGAEVVRHSRNRGKGASLREAFAEARRRNWPALVVIDGDGQHPPEALPGFVRTWRGEGAGMVVGNRMENAEGMPRIRFLTNRFMSAILSSLIGQRVPDTQCGYRLLSADLLRELELTTSNYDTESEMLIQAARRGFRIASTPIPTIYSGETSKIHPGRDTLRFIRLLWRSRNR; encoded by the coding sequence ATGAATATAAAAGCTGAGGGGATCCCGGCGGACTCCGGGGGGCCGGAAGCGATCGGGGTCGTCATCCCCGCCTACAACGAGGCCCGCGCCGTGGCCGACGTGGTGGCCCGCTCTCTCCGCCACGCCCGCTGGGTCCTGGTGGTGGACGACGGTTCCACCGACGGGACCGCCGAACTGGCCGAGGCCGCCGGGGCCGAAGTCGTCCGCCATTCCCGGAACCGGGGGAAAGGCGCCTCCCTGCGCGAGGCCTTCGCCGAGGCGCGCCGACGGAATTGGCCCGCCCTCGTCGTCATCGACGGCGACGGCCAGCACCCGCCGGAAGCGTTGCCGGGTTTCGTCCGGACCTGGCGGGGGGAAGGGGCGGGGATGGTGGTCGGGAACCGGATGGAAAACGCGGAGGGGATGCCCCGGATCCGCTTCCTCACCAACCGCTTCATGTCCGCGATCCTCTCTTCGCTGATAGGGCAGCGGGTCCCCGACACCCAGTGCGGGTACCGGCTTCTCTCCGCGGACCTGCTCCGGGAACTGGAACTGACCACCAGCAACTACGACACCGAGTCGGAAATGCTGATCCAGGCCGCGCGCCGGGGTTTCCGGATAGCTTCCACCCCCATCCCCACCATCTATTCGGGGGAGACGAGCAAGATTCATCCCGGCCGCGATACCCTCCGTTTCATCCGGCTCCTCTGGCGGTCCCGGAACCGTTGA
- the ligA gene encoding NAD-dependent DNA ligase LigA yields the protein MNRAAAEKRIRALRDEIRRHERLYYAENRPEITDYEFDLLYHELLELERRFPELASADSPTLRVGGEPAEAFAPFRHRVPMLSMDNTYSEADLREFERRNRRLVPETGFSYTVELKIDGVSIALIYRDGILRTGATRGDGTTGDDVTANIRTIRSVPLRLEGAVPGEFEVRGEVYIAREDFAAINAVREEAGEPVYANPRNLAAGSLKQLDPRVTARRRLRCWIYSSPNQAELGIDSHWELLKKLKALGFEVEPHSVLCSGIEEVIGVCREWEGRREPLPYQVDGLVVKVDSLRLQEELGATSKAPRWQIAYKFPAQQATTRLEAVTVQVGRLGRLTPVAELVPVALAGTVVKRASLHNQDEIDRKDIRIGDTVVVEKAGEIIPQVVRPLKELRTGSEKKFSMPDRCPSCGGPVKRAEGEVAYRCGNISCPAQVRERIAHFASRRAMDIEGLGPKSIDQLVSRGLVSSVADLYGLDREVLAPLERMGEKSAANLVAALDDSRRRPLFRLIFGLGIRHVGVAGARALAARFGSLPAIMKAGVEELEEIPDIGPIMAASIREFFEIRRNREQIERLGAAGVRLEEEEKEPARKVEGVSGKTFVLTGTLDGLTREEAAAAVVARGGKAASSVSAKTDYVVVGANPGSKARTAAELGVPVLDEREFRALLGLDA from the coding sequence TTGAACCGCGCCGCCGCCGAGAAACGGATCCGGGCGCTCCGGGACGAGATTCGGCGCCACGAGCGCCTCTACTACGCGGAAAACCGGCCCGAGATCACCGACTACGAATTCGATCTCCTCTACCACGAGCTGCTGGAGCTGGAGCGGCGCTTCCCCGAGCTGGCCTCGGCGGACTCCCCCACGCTCCGGGTGGGAGGGGAGCCGGCGGAGGCCTTCGCCCCCTTCCGCCACCGAGTCCCCATGCTCTCCATGGACAACACCTACTCGGAAGCGGACCTGCGGGAGTTCGAGCGACGTAACCGGCGCCTGGTCCCGGAGACCGGGTTTTCCTACACGGTGGAGTTGAAGATCGACGGGGTCTCGATCGCCTTGATCTACCGGGACGGGATCCTCCGGACCGGGGCCACCCGGGGAGACGGCACCACAGGGGACGACGTCACCGCCAACATCCGCACCATCCGTTCCGTCCCCCTGCGCCTGGAAGGCGCCGTGCCCGGGGAGTTCGAGGTAAGGGGGGAGGTCTACATCGCCCGAGAGGACTTCGCCGCGATCAACGCCGTCCGGGAAGAAGCGGGGGAGCCGGTCTACGCCAACCCCCGCAACCTGGCCGCCGGTTCCCTGAAGCAGCTCGATCCCCGGGTCACCGCGCGCCGCCGCCTGCGCTGCTGGATCTACAGTTCCCCCAACCAGGCCGAACTGGGGATCGACAGCCACTGGGAGCTGCTGAAGAAACTGAAAGCGCTGGGGTTCGAGGTGGAGCCCCACTCCGTCCTCTGCTCGGGGATCGAGGAGGTCATCGGGGTCTGCCGGGAATGGGAAGGCCGGCGGGAGCCGCTCCCCTACCAGGTGGACGGCCTGGTGGTGAAGGTCGATTCCCTGCGGCTCCAGGAGGAACTGGGGGCGACCTCGAAGGCTCCCCGCTGGCAGATCGCCTACAAGTTTCCCGCGCAGCAGGCGACGACCCGCCTGGAAGCCGTCACCGTCCAGGTCGGACGTCTGGGGCGGTTGACCCCGGTGGCGGAACTGGTCCCGGTCGCCCTGGCGGGGACCGTGGTCAAGCGGGCCAGCCTCCACAACCAGGACGAGATCGACCGCAAGGACATCAGGATCGGGGACACGGTGGTGGTGGAGAAAGCCGGAGAGATCATCCCCCAGGTGGTGAGGCCCCTGAAGGAACTGAGGACCGGCTCCGAAAAAAAATTCTCGATGCCCGACCGTTGCCCGTCCTGCGGCGGCCCGGTCAAGCGGGCCGAGGGGGAAGTCGCCTACCGCTGCGGGAACATCTCCTGCCCGGCCCAGGTCCGGGAAAGGATCGCCCATTTCGCTTCCCGCCGGGCCATGGACATCGAGGGGCTGGGGCCGAAGTCGATCGACCAGTTGGTTTCGCGGGGGCTGGTCTCCTCGGTCGCCGACCTGTACGGGCTCGACCGGGAGGTGTTGGCTCCCCTGGAGCGGATGGGGGAGAAATCCGCCGCCAACCTGGTCGCGGCCCTCGACGACTCCCGCCGCCGTCCGCTCTTCCGCCTGATCTTCGGCCTGGGGATCAGGCACGTGGGAGTGGCCGGCGCCCGCGCCCTGGCCGCGCGCTTCGGCTCCCTGCCCGCGATCATGAAAGCCGGAGTGGAGGAGCTGGAGGAGATCCCCGACATCGGGCCGATCATGGCCGCCTCCATCCGGGAGTTCTTCGAAATCCGGCGCAACCGGGAGCAGATCGAGCGGTTGGGCGCCGCCGGGGTGAGGCTGGAGGAGGAAGAAAAGGAGCCGGCCCGGAAAGTGGAAGGGGTATCGGGGAAAACCTTCGTCCTCACCGGGACCCTGGACGGCCTGACCCGTGAGGAAGCCGCCGCCGCCGTGGTCGCGCGGGGAGGTAAGGCGGCTTCGTCGGTGAGCGCCAAGACCGACTACGTGGTGGTTGGCGCCAACCCGGGCTCCAAGGCGCGCACGGCGGCCGAACTGGGGGTCCCGGTCCTGGACGAGCGGGAGTTCCGGGCCCTTCTCGGCCTGGATGCTTGA